The Prunus dulcis chromosome 5, ALMONDv2, whole genome shotgun sequence genomic sequence TCCTTTCATACATTAAGTTTTTCCATCTCCCTCCTAAGTGCATTAGCCCTCACCAGGCTCCCAATGGTATTCACAGCCAACTTCAAATCCTCCCAAGGATTCCCAGGCACCACCCTCTTATACAAATAGCTGTCAAAGGTCATCTTCTGCACATACTCATCTCCACACATCTCCACAAAAGCCTCCCTCGCCGGGTTCGACCTATAAAACACCTTCTGCAACACATCCAACACCTTATAAGTAGGCCAGTAAGTCTTGTCCCACTTCTCCAAGTACTTCCTTAAATCCGCCTCATTTACCATCCTCTTTCCATTCTCCGACCCCTCAACTATTGCCTCTGCACACATCCTACCACTCTTTGCTGCAAAGTAGATGCCTTCACCCGAACATTTTGTCACATACCCCGCTGCATCACCAACGAGTGCTACTCTGCCTGCTAACCTTCGGGGGCGGGGGTGTTCGGGAATTGGATGCGCCTCCACTCGCAGGATTTTGCCTCCTAGGATCTTGTCCTTGGCTCTGTTTCTTGTTGCAAGTTGGAATTTCTTGATGTCTCCTTTGTGAGTCACAGTGCCGGTACCAACTGCTACATGGTCACATTTGGGGAACACCCACCCGTAAAAGTCCGGTGAGACATCATCACCAACATACATCTCAGCAAGATTCTCATAGTACACCATTTTATCATCAGGGATTTTGATTCTCTCCTGCAAAAGGCAGAAACCAAGAATTTAATTAGAATGGATCAACACTGAACTAAGTGTAAACATTTAATCATATTTCAGCAATGCACCCGGGGTTTAGCcttttaccaaaattttgacCAAGTATAGAAGATACAACTTTAAACTAGCTAATCATTCATTAACATTTTCTCTAAAAGGGTTTTTCTTGTTCTGTTTGCTAAGCTAACTACGTTTTTCAGGACAAATTAGAAATGCATACCAAAAACCATGTCTCAATTTTGAGTTACTCACATAGATACAGTCATTTCAGCCAAATAAataccaagaaaagaaaatactttTATGCAGGCAGCCAGAATGTTAGAAAACAACTTCAAATCAAAGAATGTGCCTAGTACGTTAACACAAAGCACAACAATTGAGTGCaaattgaattaaaagttGCTTTCTTCCTCTAAGTTTTATAATCAAATTGCAATTTCCTGCGAACAACTCCCACATGCAAAGCCCGCAGAGCAAGAATTAACTGataatttaaaacaaagcAAGTTCATAATTTACCTGAAAGGCAATGGCATACTCATAATCACCAGCGTCAATACTCTTAGCCACTCTAGAATTAGCCCCATCAGCTCCAATCACAGCATCAACCTCCAAACTCTTCTTCACACCAGCCCCACCGACCTTCCCATCATACTCTGTGTAATGCAGAACGTACGGCGCCTCCCCATCTCCCGGTTTCTCCATCTTCAGAAACAAACCATTTATCACAGTCGCCCCATTCTCACTCGCCCTGTTCCTCAAGTACTGGTCCAGCACCTCACGCCTCACCATCCCAATGT encodes the following:
- the LOC117627412 gene encoding geranylgeranyl diphosphate reductase, chloroplastic; this encodes MASIALKSFIGLRQASAEKPHFTIQAKPISLNPSIHRRLQVNAAKTSPKVTGRNLRVAVVGGGPAGGSAAETLAKGGIETFLIERKMDNCKPCGGAIPLCMVGEFDLPLDIIDRRVTKMKMISPSNVAVDIGQTLKPHEYIGMVRREVLDQYLRNRASENGATVINGLFLKMEKPGDGEAPYVLHYTEYDGKVGGAGVKKSLEVDAVIGADGANSRVAKSIDAGDYEYAIAFQERIKIPDDKMVYYENLAEMYVGDDVSPDFYGWVFPKCDHVAVGTGTVTHKGDIKKFQLATRNRAKDKILGGKILRVEAHPIPEHPRPRRLAGRVALVGDAAGYVTKCSGEGIYFAAKSGRMCAEAIVEGSENGKRMVNEADLRKYLEKWDKTYWPTYKVLDVLQKVFYRSNPAREAFVEMCGDEYVQKMTFDSYLYKRVVPGNPWEDLKLAVNTIGSLVRANALRREMEKLNV